One Dialister invisus DSM 15470 genomic region harbors:
- a CDS encoding FecCD family ABC transporter permease, giving the protein MQYRKYLSVSGLAVIAVSVLLFSCLAGLMLGYIPLSFPEVLGALTGCDGAAADIVRDLRLPRILLSATAGMGLALSGVVMQAMFRNPMASPYIMGISSGASLGAVAAVFLGIGSAWGAGGVGLGAFAGALLMSVILAGVIGKKSGTSYILIAGVALGAVCSGITGVIIYSGAASSGIDVTLYWMMGSVAFAKTDHAVFLLMIVIAISAFFLRQSRILNLMLLGREGTLPLGRDLMPFFRLYILVNALLVGCIVMEAGLIGFVGLVVPHFVRSFIGADHKKLVPLAVLCGGILTVWADILGRVLVTGADVPLGVTLGLIGAPLFIYMQVRKSYNFGKEPS; this is encoded by the coding sequence ATGCAGTACAGAAAATATCTGTCCGTCAGCGGACTGGCGGTGATTGCCGTTTCTGTACTGCTTTTTTCATGCCTTGCAGGATTGATGCTCGGATATATTCCGTTGTCTTTTCCCGAAGTGCTTGGCGCGCTGACAGGATGTGACGGAGCGGCAGCAGATATAGTCCGTGATCTCCGATTGCCCCGGATCCTCCTCTCGGCAACCGCCGGGATGGGACTTGCACTTTCCGGTGTCGTTATGCAGGCGATGTTCAGAAATCCGATGGCAAGTCCTTACATTATGGGTATCTCTTCAGGAGCCTCACTGGGTGCTGTTGCTGCCGTGTTTTTGGGAATCGGCTCGGCTTGGGGCGCAGGTGGTGTCGGACTGGGTGCTTTTGCAGGTGCTTTGTTGATGTCTGTCATACTTGCAGGGGTTATTGGAAAGAAAAGCGGTACGTCTTATATTCTTATCGCAGGAGTGGCGCTTGGCGCTGTCTGCAGCGGAATTACGGGCGTGATTATTTATTCGGGCGCAGCGTCTTCCGGCATAGATGTGACGCTGTACTGGATGATGGGAAGTGTTGCTTTTGCCAAGACGGATCACGCCGTTTTTCTTTTAATGATTGTCATTGCCATATCCGCTTTTTTCCTCCGGCAGTCGCGGATACTGAATCTGATGCTTCTCGGAAGGGAAGGGACATTGCCCTTGGGCAGGGACCTGATGCCCTTCTTTCGGCTGTATATATTAGTCAATGCACTTTTGGTGGGATGTATCGTGATGGAGGCGGGGCTCATCGGCTTTGTCGGGCTGGTGGTTCCCCATTTCGTGAGATCCTTTATAGGGGCAGATCATAAAAAGCTGGTGCCCTTAGCTGTTTTATGCGGAGGTATTCTCACGGTGTGGGCGGATATTCTTGGACGGGTCCTTGTCACGGGAGCTGATGTACCCCTGGGGGTCACTTTGGGACTGATTGGTGCGCCGCTTTTTATTTATATGCAAGTCCGGAAATCCTATAACTTTGGAAAGGAGCCGTCATGA